The following is a genomic window from Tachysurus fulvidraco isolate hzauxx_2018 chromosome 24, HZAU_PFXX_2.0, whole genome shotgun sequence.
GCaacaataacattttacaatGTTTATATTACCAAATTGGAGTACAAcgggtgtattttattattgtaaataattatatacttatgcttttttttttttagttaactggatgatgatgatctgctcattttttttaaatgaacaaccacaagatttttttttctcttggctAAATATGAGTTCaagttgaagaaaaaaacaatccaaTGAGCAACTTGTCCTTGCATAAAAGATTTGGGAGTTCAAACTCTAAAATACAGCTTGTGGCCTGGATTAAAAGTAGCTACATTTACATAGATAATACAATTGGGAATAAATTAGATAAAGCATCTTACTTACTTCTATGACAATGCATTTTTTCCATCATTAAGAAGAGTTTTTATTGTTTGGATTTATTTACACATACCCCTCCTCAtttcttaaataattaaaaaaaataaactttcccCCCACAGGTACTATGATCAGCTATGTGCAGTTGAGCCTAAATTTCCTTTTCCCGAGGTAACTTTCATACATACATGTCCATGTGATTGCATGCGTGTTTCAattacacatacagacacatatatatatatatatatatatataaaatatgatagATAGAGatttacatacatactgtaattctttgtatttttttcccagcTGTGTCTAACATTTACATGGAAAGATGCTTTTGATAAAGGATCTCTATTTGGAGGCTCAGTTAAACTTGGTAAGTCTCACTGTGTCATTCAGGCTTAAATGCAGGAACCTCTTTGACATATAAATGTAGATGTTTTTCATAGAACAAGTGCCGCCAGTGCAGTTTTGACCTATTTTGGttgtgggttgtttttttttagcgtTGGCGAGTGTGGGCTATGAGAAAACATGTGTGTTGTTTAACATTGGGGCCCTCGCCAGTCAGATCGCATCTGAGCAGAACTTGGACAATGACGAGGGACTGAAAACTGCTGCCAAGTTCTACCAGGTGAGAGTCTCAGTTTACACAAACAAGCCAGCAGATTGTCCATTTCTTGAATAATTAAAGTGAATATTGAACAAAAGACTTCTGTATCTGAAACACTGTTACCTCTGTTTTTAGTTGGCATCTGGTGCATTTGCACACATAAAGGACACAGTGCTGTCTGCTCTCAATCGGGAGCCGACTATGGATATTTCTCCAGAGACAGTGGGAACACTCAGTCAAATCATGCTCAGCCAAGCACAAGAGGTTTTCGTCATCAAAGCTACCGCTGGTGTGTAACTGAAATGTAACCTCTCAGTATGGGAAATGtcatatttgttcattttattaatcatttattgaTGATTATTGTGCTATTATGCTTAGaattctgtatttctgtatagTAAACCAGGATTATCTCAAATTATTGTTTGACTGAAAATGACTGCTACGTATTGTTTTATGAATTGCTCAACAGCACTGACACCtataatatattctatatattttttctgtagtaaacagtaaagTTGCTAACAAAGACTATGCATGTTGGTTCTTAGTGGGCATAAACTTTGTGTCTCTTGTAAAGATGCTCTGGCAGTTGATATAGAATACAGTTTGTCATtttaagacttaaaaaaaacccctgaaAAGCTAAagatgacctgaaaacaaaaattaaaagttCAGTGATCCAGTTTTCTTGTTTCTAAAGAAATAGTAATAAACGTAATAGTTTAGAAAGTAGATTTTACAAATGGTGGACAATTCTGTCCAGAGGCAAATCAAGCATTTGCAAATGTAATCTTTGTTTCAcagacaaatgttgtatttacGAAACGTGAAGATACAATTAATCAgtacaataaatgtttatatcaaCTCTGTCCTACATTGTGCTTTAAAACCTTACTTGTTCTAAACTATAGATTACATGAATTtgggtaaataaaataatgaactttgCACTGATCTGTAGGTTTTGTaacttctttaatttttttcacttctttGATTTGCTTTACAGACAAGATGAAAGATGGCATCATTGCTAAGGTAGCCAATCAGACTGCAGATTTCTATGGTGATGCTTTCAAGCAGTGCCAGTACAAAGAGAACCTTCCCAAGGTATGTACAGAAGCAGATCTATCTGCCACTAGAGAGATATCAAGTAGGGGTTATGGTGAACACAATATATGTTAAGACTGACACAATGCATGCAGCCACAGTGGGTGCATGTCTCTAATGGCCATTAGTTAGTTTTCTTAGAAACACCCATGAACACTTTCAAGAATTTCAGTTTCTGCCTTTGTCTTTCCTCCCACTGATCTGTGAGTGTGAACGCTGCATGAGCGTTGTGTGAAGGTTTGGTTGATGTTTGCTGAAGGTTGCGTGCTGATTTGCTGTtctgttctctctttctgcgccctgtgctgtgtgtctgtgctcgtTTGTGGATGCTCGTGGTGTTTGTTCGTGGTtgctgtggtgtttgtggttgCCTTTCCCTGGtcagtatttttatttccagGAAGTGCTTCCAGTTTTGGCTGCCAAGCACTGCATGATGCAAGCCACTGCAGAGCTCCATCAGTCAGCTATGGCCAAACAGAAGAAACATTTTGGAGAGGAGATCGCACGTCTTCAGGTGGGTGCTGTGTCGGAATTATAAATGATTTGACTGCTCCATGGGAATCCTAATcaaaatatagtatatatccTGATTTTGAATTTGgcatattttgtttatttgtaatgttgttgttgttttttgtgcaGCATGCCTCAGAGCTGGTTAAAACTATAGCCTCACGCTACGATGAGTATGTGAACGTTAAGGATCTCTCTGATAAGATCAACCGTGCTCTCACAGCTGCTAAGAAAGACAATGACTTTATCTACCACGATCGTGTACCTGAAGTGAAAGACCTGGAGCATATTGGCAAGGCAACCCTTGTCAAGGCAACTGCCATTCAAGTACCACTCAGCCAGAAGTTCTCGGGTAACTGACCAGTTCTTAACATGTTCCTAACTTTaactttaagcaaactttgcaAATATGTAAGCTTGCATGCAGCATCAAATATACTCTTGCTTTTTTTACCCAGTGGTTGCTCATTCAAAAAGGCCCAACGGTTGCGGTTTCATATCTAACTGTTTATATCatctaagatttttttttgtatgtatggtGGTGATGTGAAATTATACTGTGCATTGAATACAATTTGTGCTACCATTTTTCATCAGCAAGTCAATGTGGTaaatagaatcagaatcagattcaggtttattggccaagtgtgttgacaaacacaaggaatttggttccagctgtttgtgactctcaaaagtactaACCATACAAGACGATGAAGACAATgggatacaatatagacaggattagtattaaatatgaatatacaaTATGAACGAttagttatgtacataaagtgtgggagtgcaaataacagtattgtgcaatattatgcttttgtacaatatacagcagcagtagtgtgtgtaacgtatacggatgatgtgatgagtGACAGTCCtcataatgcagtacttatagatatgaagcagggaatataattgtggtgagttgttaatcagggtgattgtctgggcaaagaaactgttcctgtgtctggcagttttggtaaacaaagttctgtagcacctgagagaagggaggaactaaaagaggttgtgtccagggtgtgaagggtcagtagtgattttttttttaatcgtgcGTTTCTGCACTTCCACAAAATATAAACTAACAATGACGTAACTGACTTGACTTTATTATTTCTAGTAATTATTAAAgaaaagtatttctttttttttaacttaacgGTTACTGTGTTTAAAGTCCTTTATTTGTTATTCACTGAAATATGCTGGAGTTAATTAAAATTGTTCATGTCTGATTTTATTTGTGCAGATATTTTTGAGAAGATGGTGCCTATGTTAGTGCAGCAGTCTTTGAGCATATCCAATTCCAGAAAGGGTGAGCTGGTCAACAGACTTGTGGGCAGTCTGCGGGAGGCGACCAACCTCTGTAATGGGTGAGTCTAGAAGATATGCCTTtggtttgtcttgtttttttgtaatttaatgtGTACAGCAAGCAGCTGAACACCAATGTTATTTTTTCACAATTCACACTGAAttgagttctctctctctctctctctcactcactgtaaTTTCTGAATTTGGTCAGTGATTTTGTACAACAGCAGTATGCTGTCCGCACTGTATATACAGTTATGAATCAGCTAACCATGGTATATCTGTTAACAAGTTGAGAATGATCATGAACACTgatgtgaaatataaaaatggtAGTGATTTTTGGAATTGTTTGATGATGATTATTTGATTGAAGTAGCTGTGTTTGATTTGTCAGGGTGTTGGCTTCACTTAACCTGCCAGCAGCGCTAGAGGATCTCTCCGGAGATTCAGTTCCCCAATCCATCCTGGAGAAGAGTCGTGCTGTGATCCAACAGGGAGGCCTGAACAGCATTGAGCAGCTGATCAAAGATCTGCCTGAACTGCTACTAAGAAACAGAGAAATACTGGATGAGGTTGgcttatctcacacacactatctatcCCCCCCCTTCTACATTTTCATATTGTTGTTATGAgttgtgtgtatgagacatgacaAAAATGATCAGTTCATAGTCAtatgctattttattttatttatttattcattttcaactTTTGTTCTTCTAGTCTCTCAAGATTTTGAATGATGAGGAGACAACCGACAATGAGCTCAGAGCTAAATTCAGCCAACGGTGGAACAGAACTCCATCTGGAGACCTATACAAATCCCTCAGAGCAGGTAGACACACAAGCAGGAAGATATGAGATTAACTTGGTCCAGCTTACTGTAGACACATGAGAAGACTGAATATCTTGTATTCCACATAAATTGACATACTGACATATAAATTGACATTGTTGTGTAAgtgctactgtgtgtgtgtgtctgtgattgtagAGGGTGGAAATTTCCGAAACATCTTGGATAAGGCTGTGAATGCTGACCAGGTCGTAAAGGAGCGCTATAACACTCACTGTGAGATGATCGCACTGCTCTGCAAGCCAGAGGACCAGTTGTGCGCTGCCATTCCTTCAGCCAACCCTGCTAAGACCCTTCAGGGCAGTGAGGTAAAAGGCACAATGTTGGGAGATGCTAATAAAATAAGGCCAATGTTTCACTTGATAGTAAGCATTGGATGTGGCTTGatgacattcacacacaggaATGCATTCTATACTGTTTAGGTGGTAAACGTATTGAAGGCTCAGTTGGTCCAGCTTGACGAAATTAAACGGGATCGTGAGGTTCTGGAAGGAGAGATAAAGGCTGTGACCTTTGACATGACCACAAAGTTCCTGACTGCCTTGGTTCAGGATGGAGCCATTAATGAGGAGGCCCTTTCCACTGGAGAACTGGACACTCGCTACGGAGCATACACACAGCGTGTTCAGCAGAACCTCCGCTCCCAGGAGGAAATACTGGCCCAAGTACAGGTATAAGTTTTAGCAAGAATCTGGATCCAAAAAGAACTTTTTGTCTGTGTACTTTGTAAATTTATGggattgatttttgtttttggttttttttcttctgtacttCTATGTTTACTATCAGTGCATTAGTTGACTAGTAGTTGTAACGGAGCTTTCCTTTGATCTTTTTTAGACATCTCATCAGGAGTTTGCAGCACTCAAGCAGTCTAACGCTGAAGCAAGCCACAGGGAGGAAGTGTTAAAAAAACTAGCCTCAGCTCATGATAGCTACATTGAGATCAGCTCCAATCTCAAAGAGGGCACTAAGGTAACGCAAACATACAAAGTTTTTCTCATGACACAGTAAACATACACATCATGTGCACTGTAACATTATGAGCAGGATTTCTAACGTCTGTCTGAATAGTTAAATCAGGCTAGAATTAATAAACAGAGTTTTATTTAACTACTAGGCGAGGAGCAAATTGTCATTAATTTGAATCAAataatttttccatttttacaaTTAAACTTTACCTGGATATGTAAATACCGCTTTGTATCCCTAGCCTATGAATTTACTTTAAGTGATAACTGAAATCTCTTGCTATGTTATTTTTAAGTCGAGtaacttttcttcttcttctttttctatcAGTTCTACAATGATTTAACAGAAATCCTGCTGAAGTTCCAAAATAAGTGCAGTGACATTGTTTTTGCCCGCAAGACTGAGCGGGAAGAGCTTCTCAAGTAAGTGTGCTTGTGCTTGTGCGAGAGCATTCAACCAGGGTTATAGACATTGCAGATATCCTTTGAAAATGTAATTGTGTCCAttgtacttaaataaataaaatcttaagttTGCAAGCAAAGTACAAAAAGGTACATTTAGCTGCTCTCCTGTgtgcaaaatgtgtgtgtgtgtatatgtatatgtgtgtgtatatgtatgtatgtgtgtgtgtgtgtgtatatatatatatatatatatatatatatatatatatatatatatatatatatatataaaatataaaatgaagttAGAACTTTGAACCTTTTGTGCACTTACTGAAATGGGACACTTAAAAAAGCCAACAGGCATGCCAAATCTATTTTTTCTACACTAAATTACTGCCCAAAAGGCTAACAGGGATTTTAGCTGAGCAAAGATTTGAAAGTTTTTTGCATTTGattaaataaagtgtttcaCGTGCATTAATGTTTTACTGACAGGGATTTGCAGCAGAGTATTGCTCGTGAACCAAGTGCGCCTTCTTTTAACGTCCCAGCTTACCAGTCCAATAACCCGGCCCCTGCTGCAGGAGGCCCCACTCCTGCTCCCCGGACCGTGTTTGTAAGTTTCCAGTTAGAGCTTTCATCCAATCAGATGATCagtcaaataatttttttctggcTATGATATATGACATTTTCTGATGTTTATTACAGCCAGTGCAGCCTCAGGCTAAACCCCAGCCTCCAGCAAGACCTCCACCACCCACCTTTAATGCTGCCAGTAGCACCAGCTCAGAGCCTCAGAGCCAAGCTCCACCTTCTGTCAGCTCCAATCCCCCACCTGTGGCACCACCTTCTGCACCATCACAGGCTCAAGGACCACCCTACCCCACTTATCAGGGCTATCCAGggtatatgtacatatattctCACTAACATAAGTCTCATATCCCAGAACTGTTAGAAATGCCCTGATTTATGAATAGTTACCTCTATTCTTATTGCTGATTCTATTTTGGTGTTTGAGGCtatttttatacacatattGCATATCTTTGTCTACagtgtaaaaagaaagaaaaggaaaaataaaaactggttCAGGGAGAGTATTATATAAATGATCACATGGTCTCCAGTACGTTTCCTGGAATTGAGATAACTTGTCTTAAATGTGCAAGtgtgatttaaattaaaaactaaGCAACTAGATAATTGCATtgtgataaaatataaaatacttatATACGTAGCAGCTATATCAAACAGTCTTCTGAATGCACTGCTCATAATGTCCAGGGTTTCTTTTAACAATTCTTAGTAAGACATATGTAATATGTGATACTATACATAAAACCTCCAATGactctgttttttctttcttaaggTTCTATCAAATGCCGCTAGCATATAACCAGTATGGATATGGGTATGGCATGCCCTACGTGCCCTTTCAAGCTCAGGGACAGGCTGCGTACCCTGGAGGTCCTCCTGTCCAACAGCCTTACCAGTATCCTCAACAGCCAACCCAGCAACAACCCTACTACCCTCAGCAGTAGGCAACATTCACCCTGGGCCCTCTGTGCCATGCTACCCCTGATATACTAGTACTCCTTCCTCTTACACTTAATCTATAACTCTTCACTGCTGCTCTCTGTCTCTAACACCTGACTTTCTGTGGGCAGAGATTAGAACACTAGAAGGACCAATGGGATTTGCCCTGAAAACGCATGCCCACTCTCTTTTAGGCTTCAGAGGGCTGCTGTGCTCTGCTTGAGAGCTTTCTGATTTTCCCACTCATACACAAAGTCAAGCTGCTGGCTGTCTGCCTGCTGCTGTGTATACCTTATTTTTGTAACAAATATTCAATAGAAATACAGGAGTTATGTAGACATTTTCGTACCAAGATGATGATAAAGATAATCATTAGGGGAAGAAATGATATTAGTGTAATTCTACTCTGTGTTTGTCACAATCAGCACTTTGGGATTGGAACAGTTTAATTAAACAGTGAATAACACCTAACATGTATctgttattggaaaaaaaaaactttttggtTCTCTTTTGTTCTTGTGTAATTAAAGTCTGACTGATACTAAAATGAcgtttactttctttctctgtggAAGTTTAATTCTGGAAAAGcaatatttgttgttgtttttttctctgcacTATTATATTGAAGTTGTGTGTA
Proteins encoded in this region:
- the LOC113661402 gene encoding programmed cell death 6-interacting protein isoform X2; its protein translation is MATFISVPLKKSSEVDLMKPLSKFITSAYSGEEQTEYLRAVDELNKLRKSALGRPLDKHESSLEILLRYYDQLCAVEPKFPFPELCLTFTWKDAFDKGSLFGGSVKLALASVGYEKTCVLFNIGALASQIASEQNLDNDEGLKTAAKFYQLASGAFAHIKDTVLSALNREPTMDISPETVGTLSQIMLSQAQEVFVIKATADKMKDGIIAKVANQTADFYGDAFKQCQYKENLPKEVLPVLAAKHCMMQATAELHQSAMAKQKKHFGEEIARLQHASELVKTIASRYDEYVNVKDLSDKINRALTAAKKDNDFIYHDRVPEVKDLEHIGKATLVKATAIQVPLSQKFSDIFEKMVPMLVQQSLSISNSRKGELVNRLVGSLREATNLCNGVLASLNLPAALEDLSGDSVPQSILEKSRAVIQQGGLNSIEQLIKDLPELLLRNREILDESLKILNDEETTDNELRAKFSQRWNRTPSGDLYKSLRAEGGNFRNILDKAVNADQVVKERYNTHCEMIALLCKPEDQLCAAIPSANPAKTLQGSEVVNVLKAQLVQLDEIKRDREVLEGEIKAVTFDMTTKFLTALVQDGAINEEALSTGELDTRYGAYTQRVQQNLRSQEEILAQVQTSHQEFAALKQSNAEASHREEVLKKLASAHDSYIEISSNLKEGTKFYNDLTEILLKFQNKCSDIVFARKTEREELLKDLQQSIAREPSAPSFNVPAYQSNNPAPAAGGPTPAPRTVFPVQPQAKPQPPARPPPPTFNAASSTSSEPQSQAPPSVSSNPPPVAPPSAPSQAQGPPYPTYQGYPGFYQMPLAYNQYGYGYGMPYVPFQAQGQAAYPGGPPVQQPYQYPQQPTQQQPYYPQQ
- the LOC113661402 gene encoding programmed cell death 6-interacting protein isoform X1 yields the protein MATFISVPLKKSSEVDLMKPLSKFITSAYSGEEQTEYLRAVDELNKLRKSALGRPLDKHESSLEILLRYYDQLCAVEPKFPFPELCLTFTWKDAFDKGSLFGGSVKLALASVGYEKTCVLFNIGALASQIASEQNLDNDEGLKTAAKFYQLASGAFAHIKDTVLSALNREPTMDISPETVGTLSQIMLSQAQEVFVIKATADKMKDGIIAKVANQTADFYGDAFKQCQYKENLPKYFYFQEVLPVLAAKHCMMQATAELHQSAMAKQKKHFGEEIARLQHASELVKTIASRYDEYVNVKDLSDKINRALTAAKKDNDFIYHDRVPEVKDLEHIGKATLVKATAIQVPLSQKFSDIFEKMVPMLVQQSLSISNSRKGELVNRLVGSLREATNLCNGVLASLNLPAALEDLSGDSVPQSILEKSRAVIQQGGLNSIEQLIKDLPELLLRNREILDESLKILNDEETTDNELRAKFSQRWNRTPSGDLYKSLRAEGGNFRNILDKAVNADQVVKERYNTHCEMIALLCKPEDQLCAAIPSANPAKTLQGSEVVNVLKAQLVQLDEIKRDREVLEGEIKAVTFDMTTKFLTALVQDGAINEEALSTGELDTRYGAYTQRVQQNLRSQEEILAQVQTSHQEFAALKQSNAEASHREEVLKKLASAHDSYIEISSNLKEGTKFYNDLTEILLKFQNKCSDIVFARKTEREELLKDLQQSIAREPSAPSFNVPAYQSNNPAPAAGGPTPAPRTVFPVQPQAKPQPPARPPPPTFNAASSTSSEPQSQAPPSVSSNPPPVAPPSAPSQAQGPPYPTYQGYPGFYQMPLAYNQYGYGYGMPYVPFQAQGQAAYPGGPPVQQPYQYPQQPTQQQPYYPQQ